One genomic window of Nocardioides daphniae includes the following:
- a CDS encoding fructosamine kinase family protein, translating to MTRAPLVAKRAEGLLGRSVVSTAPVAGGDIATAHRLRLNDGTTALMKTLPRPPEGFFEAEARGLSWLREVADGVPVAEVLAVDTDCLIVRWIEPGRATQEAAADFGARLARTHAAGATAYGAVGAENVDGFIGRLPMPNRTAPTWAEFYATRRVLPYLKLARDRGAILEHDAAAIEALVGRLPDLVPEEGPARLHGDLWNGNCLWGLDGQVHLIDPAAHGGHRETDLAMLALFGLPHLARAVAAYAETSPLADGWEERQPIHQLFPLLVHACMFGGSYGARAGAIASRF from the coding sequence ATGACCCGCGCCCCCCTCGTCGCCAAGCGCGCCGAAGGCCTGTTGGGCCGTTCGGTGGTGAGCACCGCCCCGGTCGCGGGCGGCGACATCGCCACCGCCCACCGGCTGCGCCTCAACGACGGCACGACGGCGCTGATGAAGACGCTGCCGCGCCCGCCGGAGGGCTTCTTCGAGGCCGAGGCGCGCGGGCTCTCCTGGCTGCGTGAGGTCGCCGACGGCGTGCCCGTGGCCGAGGTGCTGGCGGTCGACACCGACTGCCTGATCGTCCGTTGGATCGAGCCGGGTCGCGCCACCCAGGAGGCGGCGGCCGACTTCGGCGCCCGACTCGCGCGTACGCACGCAGCGGGGGCGACGGCGTACGGCGCGGTGGGCGCGGAGAACGTCGACGGCTTCATCGGCCGCCTGCCGATGCCCAACCGCACCGCCCCGACGTGGGCGGAGTTCTACGCGACGCGGCGGGTGCTGCCCTACCTCAAGCTGGCCCGTGACCGCGGCGCGATCCTCGAGCACGACGCCGCCGCGATCGAGGCGCTCGTCGGGCGGCTGCCCGACCTCGTCCCCGAGGAGGGGCCGGCGCGCCTGCACGGCGACCTGTGGAACGGCAACTGCCTGTGGGGCCTCGACGGCCAGGTCCACCTCATCGACCCCGCAGCCCACGGCGGCCACCGCGAGACCGACCTGGCGATGCTCGCGCTCTTCGGGCTGCCGCACCTGGCGCGGGCCGTGGCTGCGTACGCCGAGACCTCACCGCTCGCCGATGGCTGGGAGGAGCGCCAGCCGATCCACCAGCTCTTCCCGCTGCTGGTGCACGCCTGCATGTTCGGCGGCAGCTACGGTGCGCGCGCCGGGGCGATCGCGTCGCGTTTCTGA
- a CDS encoding low molecular weight protein-tyrosine-phosphatase has product MSTTATLPPPLHPGRYRIAMVCLGNICRSPVAEVVTSARIAEAGLDDVVEVFSAGTADYHVGKSMDPRSAETLTSAGYDATRHRAQQFQHAWHDDVDLILVMDHSNHDDVTRGAERDRVRLFRDFDPEFPGEEVPDPYYGGEDGFREVLSMVERTSAHLVELVAGVVDR; this is encoded by the coding sequence ATGAGCACCACCGCCACGCTGCCCCCTCCCCTGCACCCTGGCCGCTACCGCATCGCGATGGTCTGCCTGGGCAACATCTGCCGCTCCCCGGTCGCCGAGGTGGTGACGTCGGCGCGCATCGCCGAGGCCGGACTCGACGACGTGGTGGAGGTCTTCTCCGCCGGCACCGCCGACTACCACGTCGGCAAGTCGATGGACCCGCGCTCGGCCGAGACGCTGACCTCCGCAGGCTACGACGCCACCCGCCACCGCGCGCAGCAGTTCCAGCACGCCTGGCACGACGACGTCGACCTGATCCTGGTCATGGACCACAGCAACCACGACGACGTGACGCGCGGGGCCGAGCGTGACCGCGTACGCCTCTTCCGCGACTTCGATCCCGAGTTTCCCGGCGAGGAGGTCCCGGACCCGTACTACGGTGGAGAGGACGGATTCAGGGAGGTGCTGTCGATGGTGGAGCGGACGAGCGCACACCTGGTCGAGCTGGTGGCAGGCGTCGTCGACCGATGA
- a CDS encoding phage holin family protein — translation MRFLGSLLATMAALAVAAWLFDGIWFEGADSPFGTELKDKVVPVALVALIVWVVSQVVAPVVKLLSLPLIVLTLGLFLLVVNALMLMLVGWIADGVGLGFHVEGFWVALGGALVITLVERIVSGILVEDRD, via the coding sequence ATGCGATTCCTGGGTTCTCTCCTCGCCACGATGGCCGCCCTCGCGGTCGCCGCCTGGCTCTTCGACGGCATCTGGTTCGAGGGCGCCGACTCGCCCTTCGGCACCGAGCTCAAGGACAAGGTCGTCCCGGTCGCCCTCGTCGCCCTGATCGTCTGGGTGGTCTCCCAGGTGGTGGCGCCGGTGGTCAAGCTGCTGTCGCTGCCGCTGATCGTGCTGACGCTCGGCCTCTTCCTGCTCGTCGTCAACGCGCTCATGCTGATGCTGGTCGGCTGGATCGCCGACGGCGTCGGCCTCGGCTTCCACGTCGAGGGCTTCTGGGTGGCGCTCGGCGGCGCCCTGGTCATCACCCTGGTCGAGCGGATCGTCTCCGGGATCCTCGTCGAGGACCGCGACTGA